A portion of the Streptomyces coeruleoprunus genome contains these proteins:
- a CDS encoding serine/threonine-protein kinase produces the protein MRPVGSKYLLEQPLGRGATGTVWRARQRETAGAEAAVPGQPGETVAIKVLKEELANDADVVMRFLRERSVLLRLTHPNIVRTRDLVVEGDLLALVMDLVDGPDLHHYIRDNGPLTPVAASLLTAQIADALAASHADGIVHRDLKPANVLLAERDGQMHPMLTDFGIARLADSPGLTRTHEFVGTPAYVAPESAEGRPQTSAVDIYGAGILLYELVTGRPPFAGGTALEVLHRHLSEEPRRPSTVPGPLWTVIERCLSKDPDRRPSAVNLARGLRTVAAGIGVHANSAQIEAAEGVGALLAPDPSPAPVPGTPAPDVPGAADATQVLPNTGPGAPQYDPAAATSVLPATGPGAGQPGAADPTAVMPPVPQPEEPHPWQTQLRAARDRNEQTQVQYVDPAQDPLRRRPQRRPQPPQGHPQQPYPPQHQQQYGPPQPQPQQPYAPQPQYAPAPQPQPRQQYAPQPQQPRPPAPQPPAPREPRAPRQRSANPMRIPGLGCLKGCLFTIVLFVVAGWLIWELTPLQDWVAQGKSYWQAIGDAVSTVSDWISELGGDSNTPTPPAQ, from the coding sequence GTGCGGCCAGTCGGCAGCAAGTACCTGCTCGAGCAGCCGCTCGGACGCGGCGCCACGGGCACCGTCTGGCGGGCCCGCCAGCGAGAGACCGCGGGCGCCGAGGCGGCCGTGCCCGGCCAGCCGGGCGAGACCGTCGCGATCAAGGTCCTCAAGGAGGAGCTGGCCAACGACGCGGACGTGGTGATGCGCTTCCTGCGCGAGCGCTCCGTCCTGCTCCGGCTCACGCACCCGAACATCGTGCGCACCCGCGACCTGGTCGTCGAGGGCGATCTCCTCGCCCTCGTCATGGACCTCGTCGACGGCCCGGACCTGCACCACTACATCCGTGACAACGGGCCGCTGACCCCGGTCGCCGCGTCCCTCCTCACCGCGCAGATCGCCGACGCGCTCGCCGCCAGCCACGCCGACGGGATCGTCCACCGCGACCTGAAGCCCGCCAACGTGCTGCTCGCCGAGCGCGACGGGCAGATGCACCCGATGCTCACGGACTTCGGCATCGCCCGCCTCGCCGACTCGCCGGGCCTGACCCGCACCCACGAGTTCGTCGGCACGCCCGCGTACGTGGCGCCGGAGTCCGCCGAGGGCCGCCCGCAGACCTCCGCGGTGGACATCTACGGCGCCGGGATCTTGCTGTACGAGCTGGTCACCGGCCGTCCCCCGTTCGCCGGCGGCACGGCGCTCGAAGTCCTCCACCGCCACCTCAGCGAGGAGCCCCGGCGCCCCTCCACGGTTCCGGGCCCGCTGTGGACGGTCATCGAGCGCTGCCTGAGCAAGGACCCCGACCGCAGGCCCAGCGCCGTGAACCTGGCCCGCGGCCTGCGCACGGTCGCCGCCGGCATCGGCGTCCACGCCAACTCCGCCCAGATCGAGGCGGCCGAGGGCGTCGGCGCCCTGCTCGCCCCCGACCCGTCACCGGCGCCCGTGCCCGGCACGCCCGCGCCCGACGTCCCGGGCGCCGCCGACGCCACCCAGGTCCTGCCGAACACGGGCCCCGGCGCGCCCCAGTACGACCCGGCCGCCGCCACCAGCGTCCTGCCGGCCACCGGACCCGGCGCCGGACAGCCCGGTGCCGCCGACCCGACCGCGGTCATGCCCCCGGTACCGCAGCCGGAGGAGCCGCACCCCTGGCAGACCCAGCTGCGCGCCGCCCGCGACCGCAACGAGCAGACCCAGGTCCAGTACGTGGACCCCGCCCAGGACCCGCTGCGCCGCCGCCCCCAGCGCCGCCCGCAGCCGCCCCAGGGCCACCCGCAGCAGCCGTACCCGCCGCAGCACCAGCAGCAGTACGGGCCGCCCCAGCCCCAGCCGCAGCAGCCCTACGCACCGCAGCCGCAGTACGCCCCGGCCCCCCAGCCGCAGCCGCGTCAGCAGTACGCGCCGCAGCCGCAGCAGCCCCGTCCGCCGGCGCCCCAGCCGCCCGCACCGCGCGAGCCGCGGGCGCCCCGGCAGCGCAGCGCCAACCCGATGCGCATCCCCGGCCTCGGCTGCCTCAAGGGCTGCCTGTTCACGATCGTGCTGTTCGTCGTGGCGGGCTGGCTCATCTGGGAGCTGACCCCGCTCCAGGACTGGGTCGCCCAGGGCAAGAGCTACTGGCAGGCCATCGGCGACGCGGTCTCCACGGTCAGCGACTGGATCTCGGAGCTGGGCGGCGACTCCAACACGCCGACGCCTCCGGCCCAGTAG
- a CDS encoding serine/threonine-protein kinase, with protein MARKIGSRYTAHQILGRGSAGTVWLGEGPEGPVAIKLLREDLASDQELVGRFVQERTALLGLEHPRVVAVRDLVVDGNDLALVMDLVRGTDLRSRLDRERRLAPEAAVAIIADVAEGLAAAHAAGVVHRDVKPENILLDMQGPLGPGGAHPALLTDFGVAKLIDTPGRTKSSHRIIGTPDYLAPEIVEGLPPRAAVDIYALATVLYELLAGFTPFGGGHPGAVLRRHVTETVVPLPGIPDELWQLIVQCLAKAPASRLRASELAARLHDLLPLVAGMPPLDVDEPGADSGSEPYEDDPYPTLPNGPRRAAVPLVPGTSPDSSRDTHTSMRVPGPDELSGGPLGTARAPRAAGQRRPGSARNKQAAVRRRRLVIGAAAVAVAAAVGVGGWLATSGEERDVPPTGSQQSAPESGPGTAPGTGPRTDTSQP; from the coding sequence TTGGCACGGAAAATCGGCAGCCGCTACACGGCTCACCAGATCCTGGGGCGGGGCAGCGCCGGCACGGTGTGGCTCGGCGAGGGTCCCGAGGGCCCCGTCGCCATCAAGCTGCTGCGCGAGGACCTGGCCTCGGACCAGGAACTCGTCGGGCGCTTCGTCCAGGAGCGCACCGCCCTGCTCGGGCTCGAGCACCCGCGCGTCGTCGCCGTCCGCGACCTGGTCGTCGACGGCAACGACCTGGCCCTGGTCATGGACCTGGTGCGCGGCACCGACCTGCGCAGCCGCCTCGACCGGGAGCGCCGGCTCGCTCCCGAGGCGGCCGTCGCGATCATCGCCGACGTCGCCGAGGGCCTCGCGGCGGCGCACGCCGCCGGGGTCGTCCACCGGGACGTCAAGCCCGAGAACATCCTGCTCGACATGCAGGGTCCGCTCGGTCCGGGCGGTGCCCACCCCGCACTGCTGACCGACTTCGGCGTGGCCAAGCTGATCGACACCCCCGGCCGCACCAAGTCGTCCCACCGGATCATCGGCACCCCCGACTACCTCGCCCCGGAGATCGTCGAGGGCCTGCCGCCGCGCGCGGCCGTCGACATCTACGCGCTCGCGACCGTCCTCTACGAGTTGCTCGCGGGCTTCACCCCCTTCGGCGGCGGCCACCCCGGAGCCGTACTGCGGCGGCACGTCACGGAGACCGTGGTCCCGCTGCCCGGCATCCCGGACGAGCTGTGGCAGCTGATCGTCCAGTGCCTGGCCAAGGCCCCCGCGTCCCGGCTGCGCGCCTCCGAGCTGGCCGCCCGCCTCCACGACCTGCTGCCGCTCGTTGCCGGCATGCCGCCGCTGGACGTCGACGAGCCGGGCGCGGACAGCGGCTCGGAGCCGTACGAGGACGACCCGTACCCGACGCTGCCGAACGGGCCGCGCCGGGCCGCCGTGCCGCTCGTCCCCGGCACCTCCCCCGACTCCAGCCGGGACACCCACACCTCCATGCGCGTGCCCGGCCCCGACGAGCTGTCCGGCGGCCCCCTCGGCACCGCCCGCGCCCCGCGCGCGGCCGGCCAGCGCCGCCCCGGCTCGGCCCGCAACAAGCAGGCCGCCGTCCGCAGGCGCCGCCTGGTCATCGGGGCCGCCGCGGTCGCGGTGGCGGCGGCCGTGGGCGTCGGCGGCTGGCTCGCGACGAGCGGCGAGGAGCGCGACGTACCGCCCACCGGCTCCCAGCAGTCCGCCCCCGAGTCGGGCCCCGGCACGGCACCCGGAACCGGCCCGCGGACGGATACCTCACAGCCCTAG
- the prfB gene encoding peptide chain release factor 2 — MAVVDVSEELKSLTSTMGSIEAVLDLDKMRADIAVLEEQAAAPSLWDDPEAAQKITSRLSHLQAEVRKAENLRSRIDDLGVLFELAEAEDDPDTLAEAEAELADVRKALDEMEVRTLLSGEYDEREALVTIRAEAGGVDASDFAERLQRMYLRWAERHDYKTEIYETSYAEEAGIKSTTFVVHAPYAYGTLSVEQGTHRLVRISPFDNQGRRQTSFAGVEVLPVVEQTDHIDIPENELRIDVYRSSGPGGQSVNTTDSAVRITHIPTGVVVSCQNEKSQIQNKASAMRVLQARLLERQRQEERAKMDALKGDGGSSWGNQMRSYVLHPYQMVKDLRTEHEVGNPQAVLDGEIDAFLEAGIRWRKQQEQQDK, encoded by the coding sequence GTGGCAGTCGTCGACGTATCCGAAGAGCTGAAGTCCCTCACCTCGACCATGGGGTCGATCGAGGCCGTCCTGGACCTCGACAAGATGAGGGCAGACATCGCCGTGCTCGAGGAGCAGGCGGCCGCGCCGTCCCTGTGGGACGACCCGGAGGCGGCACAGAAGATCACCAGCAGGCTCTCGCACCTCCAGGCCGAGGTGCGCAAGGCGGAGAACCTGCGCAGCCGGATCGACGACCTCGGGGTGCTCTTCGAGCTCGCCGAGGCCGAGGACGACCCGGACACCCTGGCCGAGGCCGAGGCCGAGCTGGCCGACGTCCGCAAGGCGCTGGACGAGATGGAGGTCCGCACCCTCCTGTCCGGCGAGTACGACGAGCGCGAGGCCCTGGTCACCATCCGCGCCGAGGCCGGCGGCGTCGACGCCTCCGACTTCGCCGAGCGGCTGCAGCGCATGTACCTGCGCTGGGCGGAGCGCCACGACTACAAGACCGAGATCTACGAGACGTCGTACGCGGAAGAGGCCGGCATCAAGTCGACCACGTTCGTCGTGCACGCCCCGTACGCGTACGGCACGCTCTCCGTCGAGCAGGGCACGCACCGCCTGGTCCGGATCTCGCCCTTCGACAACCAGGGCCGCCGCCAGACGTCGTTCGCCGGCGTCGAGGTGCTGCCCGTCGTGGAGCAGACCGACCACATCGACATCCCGGAGAACGAGCTCCGCATCGACGTGTACCGGTCCTCGGGCCCCGGCGGCCAGTCCGTGAACACCACGGACTCCGCGGTCCGCATCACGCACATCCCGACCGGCGTGGTCGTCTCCTGCCAGAACGAGAAGTCGCAGATCCAGAACAAGGCGTCCGCGATGCGCGTGCTCCAGGCCCGCCTGCTGGAGCGCCAGCGCCAGGAGGAGCGCGCCAAGATGGACGCCCTCAAGGGCGACGGCGGCAGCTCGTGGGGCAACCAGATGCGCTCGTACGTCCTGCACCCGTACCAGATGGTCAAGGACCTGCGCACCGAGCACGAGGTCGGCAACCCGCAGGCCGTGCTGGACGGCGAGATCGACGCCTTCCTGGAGGCGGGCATCCGCTGGCGTAAGCAGCAGGAGCAGCAGGACAAGTAG